In one window of Deinococcus terrestris DNA:
- the casB gene encoding type I-E CRISPR-associated protein Cse2/CasB, whose product MTKQVADDRPARFVAELSRLERGPLAQLRRGLGGDERGVYWLEGLYTRTGYGTAESYQKEALQLVAGLYALKPQARQDEGDAAEIETAPAGNADAEKGPSIGLLMGRLYLAQGSRPSTEKRFLALLDADRDGLNYQMRQAVTLLATEDLTPDWVRLTRNLLYWGDRVRREWAQDFYREISREAKAQTEASSTAPSDEALPAPTPSSQSGDDADGDRL is encoded by the coding sequence ATGACCAAGCAAGTGGCGGATGACCGCCCCGCCCGCTTTGTGGCCGAGCTTTCCCGGCTGGAACGCGGCCCCCTCGCACAGCTTCGGCGGGGGCTGGGCGGCGACGAGCGCGGCGTGTATTGGCTGGAGGGGCTGTATACCCGCACCGGCTACGGCACGGCGGAATCCTATCAGAAAGAGGCTCTGCAACTCGTCGCGGGCCTGTACGCCCTCAAACCTCAGGCCCGGCAGGATGAGGGCGACGCGGCGGAGATAGAAACGGCGCCCGCCGGGAACGCCGACGCGGAGAAAGGCCCCTCCATCGGCCTGCTGATGGGCAGGCTCTACCTCGCCCAAGGCAGCCGCCCCAGCACCGAGAAACGTTTCCTGGCACTGCTGGACGCCGACCGCGACGGCCTGAACTACCAGATGCGGCAGGCGGTGACCCTGCTCGCCACCGAGGACCTCACGCCCGACTGGGTGCGCCTGACCAGGAACCTCCTGTACTGGGGCGACCGCGTGCGCCGCGAGTGGGCGCAGGACTTCTACCGCGAGATCAGTCGGGAGGCCAAGGCGCAGACCGAGGCGTCTTCCACAGCCCCCTCGGATGAGGCGCTGCCCGCCCCCACCCCCTCTTCCCAATCCGGCGACGACGCCGACGGAGACAGGTTATGA
- the cas6e gene encoding type I-E CRISPR-associated protein Cas6/Cse3/CasE encodes MTPLHLSRLIFDDRDPRTARDLASPYALHQTLRWAFPGAGVEGAPLPDGERLLWRQEDRTTLLVQSLTPPDWEALNARHPGSLRGWEVKAVDLTRALTPGRALRFRLRANVTVRKLDERGRSRRHALRGSREQLEWLERQGEQHGFDLLAADIAHSGTVRTRKGTQTLTLHTVTFEGRLGVTDPASLLDAVRGGLGHAKALGCGLLSLGPG; translated from the coding sequence TTGACTCCGCTCCACCTCTCCCGCCTGATCTTCGACGACCGCGACCCCCGCACGGCCCGCGACCTCGCCAGTCCCTACGCGCTGCACCAGACCCTGCGCTGGGCCTTTCCGGGGGCGGGGGTAGAGGGGGCGCCCCTGCCGGACGGCGAGCGGCTGCTATGGCGGCAGGAGGACCGGACCACCCTCCTCGTCCAGAGCCTGACCCCGCCCGACTGGGAGGCGCTGAACGCCCGGCATCCCGGCTCGCTGCGGGGCTGGGAGGTCAAGGCGGTGGACCTGACCCGAGCGCTGACCCCCGGTCGTGCTCTGCGCTTCCGCCTGCGGGCGAACGTGACCGTGCGGAAGCTGGACGAGCGGGGCCGCAGCCGCCGTCACGCCCTGCGCGGCTCGCGTGAGCAGCTTGAATGGCTGGAACGGCAGGGCGAACAGCACGGCTTTGACCTCCTCGCCGCCGACATCGCCCACAGCGGCACCGTCCGCACCCGCAAGGGCACCCAGACGCTGACCCTCCACACCGTCACCTTCGAGGGTCGGCTGGGCGTGACCGACCCGGCGTCGCTGCTGGACGCGGTGCGCGGGGGCCTCGGCCACGCCAAGGCGCTGGGTTGCGGCCTATTGAGCCTGGGGCCGGGCTGA
- a CDS encoding CRISPR-associated endonuclease Cas1: MTDPASIPPTSNAIVWQRQNLRELPKFRDGTTYLYLDHTRLEQDGRGVRAYHPEGMVTIPAASLSVLLLGPGCSVSHEAVKALSDTGCSLLWVGEEGVRLYASGLGETRSAARLHRQALLWANPQSRLRVVRQMYAMRFPEGLPPDLTLQQIRGREGHGCATPMPATAGRTGSSGTRVSTSSRTGTAPHP, from the coding sequence ATGACCGACCCGGCCTCCATCCCACCGACCTCCAACGCCATCGTCTGGCAGCGGCAGAACCTGCGCGAGCTGCCCAAGTTCCGCGACGGCACGACCTACCTCTACCTCGACCACACCCGACTGGAGCAGGACGGCCGGGGCGTGCGGGCCTACCACCCGGAGGGCATGGTGACCATCCCGGCGGCCAGCCTCAGCGTGCTGCTGCTGGGGCCGGGCTGCTCGGTGAGTCACGAGGCGGTCAAGGCCCTCTCCGACACGGGCTGCTCGCTGCTGTGGGTGGGTGAGGAAGGCGTGCGCCTCTACGCCAGCGGCCTGGGCGAGACTCGCAGTGCGGCCCGGCTTCACCGGCAGGCGCTGCTGTGGGCTAACCCCCAGAGCCGCCTGCGCGTGGTGCGCCAGATGTACGCGATGCGCTTTCCGGAGGGGCTGCCCCCGGACCTCACCCTCCAGCAGATTCGTGGGCGCGAGGGGCACGGGTGCGCGACGCCTATGCCCGCTACAGCCGGGCGCACGGGGTCAAGTGGGACACGCGTCAGTACAAGCAGCAGGACTGGAACCGCGCCACACCCGTGA
- the cas5e gene encoding type I-E CRISPR-associated protein Cas5/CasD, with protein MATLLLRLVAPMQAWGTRSRFDDRDTEAEPSRSGVLGLCAAALGIDRAEPMEHLTRLRFGVRVDREGVVGTDYHTAQLRPGDPKTRTDVTRRAYLADAAFWAGLEGNRGVLAELHAALKNPHWPLSLGRRAFQPSLPIFAEPPLDLPLWEALLTAPSLRREDDAEPYRLVLDREAVPEGERGRASPSRRQDVPDGPFVRRRYVSRDVLTVTVPLTPDPDPWLRLSPSEEVGA; from the coding sequence GTGGCGACCCTGCTGCTGCGGCTGGTCGCCCCCATGCAGGCCTGGGGCACGCGCAGCCGCTTCGACGACCGCGACACCGAGGCCGAGCCGAGCCGTTCGGGGGTGCTGGGCCTGTGTGCGGCGGCGCTGGGCATCGACCGCGCCGAGCCGATGGAGCACCTGACCCGCCTGCGCTTCGGCGTGCGGGTGGACCGCGAGGGAGTGGTGGGCACCGACTACCACACCGCTCAACTGCGCCCCGGCGACCCGAAGACGAGGACGGATGTGACCCGCCGCGCCTACCTCGCCGACGCCGCGTTCTGGGCCGGGCTGGAGGGGAACCGGGGGGTGCTAGCCGAGTTGCACGCCGCCTTGAAAAACCCGCACTGGCCGCTGTCGCTGGGACGGAGGGCCTTTCAACCCAGCCTGCCCATCTTCGCTGAGCCTCCGCTGGACCTGCCGCTGTGGGAGGCGCTGCTGACCGCCCCCAGCCTGCGCCGCGAGGATGACGCCGAGCCTTACCGCCTGGTACTGGACCGGGAGGCGGTGCCGGAGGGTGAGCGGGGCCGCGCTTCCCCCTCCCGGCGCCAGGACGTGCCCGACGGTCCCTTCGTCCGGCGGCGTTATGTGTCGCGCGACGTGCTGACGGTGACGGTGCCCCTGACCCCGGACCCCGACCCCTGGCTGCGGCTGTCTCCCTCCGAGGAGGTGGGCGCTTGA
- the cas7e gene encoding type I-E CRISPR-associated protein Cas7/Cse4/CasC, with amino-acid sequence MKALLELHYLQNFAPSNLNRDDTGSPKDAFFGGTRRLRISSQSFKRAMRQDFGGRQLLRPDEIGVRTKRAHEAIAELLAGEGRTEEQRRAAAELALGGLGLPVKDGKNQYLLFLGRDELQRVADIINSNWAEFQAAAPTPEEGGKKKASKKAALSGDLGKQLAGALNGSKAVDVALFGRMLADLPDKNADAAAQVAHAISTHALRERQYDFYTAVDDLKPEDNAGADMLGTVEFASATVYRYACIDLGKLLENLQGDRELLKRGLRAFLYASVFAAPTGKQNTFAAHNLPGLMVQVVRRNTSPRNLANAFEKGVRAEGGGGYLAPSVAALAGEMDWQNGVFGDAGAARFVAREGGHAVFGEAMPDVAALIDATVADALNALEA; translated from the coding sequence ATGAAAGCCCTGCTAGAGCTGCACTACCTCCAGAACTTCGCCCCCAGCAACCTCAACCGCGACGATACCGGCAGCCCCAAGGACGCCTTTTTCGGCGGCACCCGGCGGCTGCGGATTTCCTCGCAGTCGTTCAAGCGGGCGATGCGGCAGGACTTCGGGGGGCGGCAGCTTCTGCGGCCCGACGAGATCGGCGTGCGGACCAAGCGGGCGCACGAGGCGATTGCCGAATTGCTCGCGGGCGAGGGCCGCACAGAGGAGCAGCGCCGCGCCGCCGCTGAACTCGCGCTGGGCGGGCTGGGATTGCCTGTGAAGGACGGCAAGAACCAGTACCTCCTCTTCCTGGGCCGCGACGAGTTGCAGCGGGTGGCCGACATCATCAACTCCAACTGGGCCGAGTTCCAGGCGGCGGCCCCCACCCCGGAGGAAGGCGGCAAGAAAAAGGCGAGCAAGAAAGCAGCCCTAAGCGGCGATCTCGGCAAGCAACTCGCGGGGGCGCTCAACGGCAGCAAGGCCGTGGATGTGGCCCTGTTCGGGCGGATGCTCGCCGACCTCCCCGATAAGAACGCGGACGCGGCGGCGCAGGTGGCGCACGCCATCAGCACCCACGCCCTGCGCGAGCGGCAGTACGACTTTTACACGGCGGTGGACGACCTCAAGCCCGAGGACAACGCCGGGGCCGACATGCTGGGCACGGTGGAGTTCGCCAGCGCAACCGTCTACCGCTACGCCTGCATCGACCTGGGCAAGTTGCTGGAAAACCTGCAAGGCGACCGCGAACTGCTGAAGCGGGGGCTGCGGGCCTTTCTGTACGCCTCCGTGTTCGCCGCGCCGACGGGCAAGCAGAACACCTTCGCCGCGCACAACCTGCCGGGGCTGATGGTGCAGGTCGTGCGCCGGAACACCTCGCCGCGCAACCTCGCCAACGCGTTTGAAAAGGGCGTGCGGGCCGAGGGCGGGGGCGGCTACCTGGCGCCCAGCGTCGCGGCGCTGGCCGGGGAAATGGACTGGCAGAACGGCGTCTTCGGGGATGCCGGAGCCGCCCGCTTCGTGGCGCGGGAGGGCGGGCACGCGGTCTTCGGGGAGGCGATGCCCGACGTGGCAGCGTTGATTGACGCGACGGTCGCGGACGCCCTGAATGCACTGGAGGCCTGA
- the casA gene encoding type I-E CRISPR-associated protein Cse1/CasA — MDTYPLLDRKWVPVVTLTNNHELVSLCESLLNAASYRRIDAGHPLKTSALYRLHLALLHRALVGPMDADQGAEWYLAGRFPDGVAQYLDRYADRFHLFGTQPFMQVAGLDPAAVGENFRSHWTRLSTEEGSPNTTALFNVEARPGGNRSDALTPAQAALHLLTHQTFALGGLIKRFTTSARAAPVATAGLFLAEGANLHQTLCLNLVPYLAAMQEQDLPPWEDEPLTVEHIRARYDPERPRVAAGYASRYAWPSRSVLLLPEETPQGVVVRSIGFGAGIPLEGAGEGSGTGTDPMVSLRPSRDPKNDQPFPYKLRRERLLWRDMNALLPDPAAQVSEYRKGGVKVKAGTPPKTVSHARDVMRAAAERLGRTGEPKPAPSQNAPNDGWEEEGTPDARAPHPVIPVVVFGQLTDQGKAFAMRQETYTLPEAFIQNPETFRDHVQAALTDAGTVGEGLRRSVHLLAHGLLKKDGDRDPHKDDVGKLAAQIPAEPTYWAGLDTPFRTYLLALDVDTKAALTEWHTALRRAALKGWRTAEQAAGMNAVGLRAVQVAQGPLLKALGTLKNGDTP, encoded by the coding sequence TTGGATACTTACCCATTACTGGATAGAAAATGGGTTCCAGTCGTCACATTGACCAACAATCACGAACTTGTCTCTCTCTGTGAGTCTCTTTTGAACGCCGCTAGCTACCGCCGGATAGACGCGGGGCATCCCCTGAAAACGTCTGCGCTGTATCGCCTGCATCTGGCGTTGCTGCATCGGGCGCTGGTAGGTCCTATGGACGCTGACCAGGGCGCCGAGTGGTATCTGGCCGGGCGCTTTCCGGACGGGGTGGCGCAGTATCTGGACCGCTACGCCGACCGCTTCCACCTCTTCGGGACGCAGCCCTTCATGCAAGTCGCGGGGCTGGACCCGGCGGCTGTGGGCGAGAACTTCCGCAGCCACTGGACCCGCCTGAGCACCGAGGAGGGCAGCCCGAACACGACCGCCCTTTTCAACGTGGAGGCCCGGCCCGGCGGTAACCGCAGCGACGCGCTCACGCCCGCGCAGGCCGCCCTGCACCTGCTGACCCACCAGACCTTCGCGCTGGGGGGCCTGATCAAACGCTTCACCACATCGGCGCGGGCGGCTCCGGTGGCGACGGCCGGCCTCTTTCTGGCAGAGGGGGCGAATCTGCACCAGACCCTCTGCCTGAACCTCGTGCCGTACCTGGCGGCCATGCAGGAGCAGGACCTTCCCCCCTGGGAGGACGAGCCGCTGACTGTGGAGCATATTCGCGCCCGGTACGACCCCGAACGGCCCCGCGTGGCCGCTGGATACGCCAGCCGCTATGCCTGGCCGAGCCGCAGCGTCCTGCTGCTGCCCGAGGAGACGCCGCAGGGCGTGGTCGTGCGGTCTATCGGCTTCGGCGCGGGGATTCCGCTGGAGGGTGCGGGCGAGGGCAGCGGCACGGGCACCGACCCGATGGTCAGCCTGCGCCCCAGCCGCGACCCCAAGAACGACCAACCCTTTCCCTACAAACTGCGGCGCGAGCGGCTGCTGTGGCGCGACATGAATGCCCTGCTCCCCGACCCCGCCGCCCAGGTGTCCGAGTACCGCAAGGGTGGGGTCAAGGTGAAGGCAGGAACGCCGCCCAAGACCGTCTCGCACGCCCGCGACGTGATGCGGGCCGCCGCCGAGCGGCTAGGGCGGACGGGAGAGCCAAAGCCCGCCCCCTCCCAGAACGCGCCCAACGACGGCTGGGAAGAGGAAGGCACCCCCGACGCCCGTGCCCCGCACCCGGTCATTCCCGTCGTCGTGTTCGGCCAACTGACCGACCAGGGCAAGGCGTTCGCCATGCGTCAGGAGACGTACACGCTGCCGGAAGCCTTCATCCAGAATCCGGAGACGTTCCGCGACCACGTGCAAGCGGCCCTGACCGACGCGGGCACCGTGGGCGAGGGCCTGCGCCGCTCGGTCCACCTTCTCGCCCACGGGCTGCTGAAAAAGGACGGCGACCGCGACCCCCACAAGGACGACGTGGGCAAGCTGGCCGCTCAGATTCCCGCCGAGCCGACCTACTGGGCCGGGCTGGACACCCCCTTCCGTACCTATCTGCTGGCGCTGGATGTGGACACGAAAGCTGCCCTGACCGAGTGGCATACCGCCCTGCGCCGAGCGGCCCTAAAAGGCTGGCGCACCGCCGAGCAAGCTGCCGGGATGAACGCGGTGGGCCTGCGGGCCGTGCAGGTCGCGCAGGGGCCGCTGCTCAAAGCCCTGGGCACCCTCAAGAACGGAGACACCCCATGA